One genomic window of Indioceanicola profundi includes the following:
- a CDS encoding DUF2336 domain-containing protein, translating into MNKPSTLSSSDVERLLTDRTAQARIDTMVKVVADLRAGLAGREAELARDVLERFARDAEIAVREAVAWQIYNSPLLSEELARRLANDVGRVAFPILRHVEQLADDFLLELIGQRDAEKQVAIAGRPTVSPAVADAIVETANLTAIGALLRNEGAEIGPPTLEKVADRYGDVPFVAEPMAGRAHLPMAVVEKLIARVSDELRCDLVERYGLGPEMVAGLVAHGREAATVLMLQPLVRQGTDMELFAHHLMLNGRLTASLLFRALCTGDIDLFVAGMAVRAGITVENARLLLLDDGGLALRAVFNRARIPALLLPPFRSALNVVKQLAYRGEEERRRYFQVAVLARVHADCGETEERAVDELLMQLFDQKTADMIEQAMEMAGMPFVPLREDGRGAQA; encoded by the coding sequence GTGAACAAGCCCAGCACCCTGTCATCTTCCGATGTGGAGCGGCTGCTGACCGACAGGACGGCGCAGGCGCGGATCGATACCATGGTCAAGGTCGTCGCCGACCTGCGGGCGGGCCTAGCGGGACGCGAGGCGGAGCTTGCCCGCGATGTGCTGGAGCGGTTCGCCCGCGATGCGGAAATCGCCGTGCGGGAGGCGGTCGCCTGGCAGATCTATAATAGCCCGCTACTGTCCGAGGAACTGGCGCGCCGGCTGGCGAACGATGTCGGCAGGGTTGCCTTCCCCATCCTTCGCCATGTCGAGCAACTGGCCGACGACTTCCTGCTCGAACTGATCGGGCAGCGCGATGCGGAGAAGCAGGTCGCGATTGCCGGAAGGCCCACCGTCTCTCCCGCTGTTGCCGACGCCATCGTGGAAACCGCGAACCTCACCGCCATCGGGGCGTTGCTGCGGAACGAGGGCGCCGAGATCGGCCCCCCGACGCTGGAGAAGGTGGCCGACCGCTATGGCGACGTGCCGTTCGTCGCCGAGCCGATGGCCGGTCGGGCGCACCTGCCGATGGCGGTGGTGGAAAAGCTGATCGCCCGCGTCTCCGACGAGCTGCGTTGCGATCTGGTGGAGCGGTACGGGCTGGGACCGGAAATGGTGGCGGGACTGGTGGCCCATGGCCGAGAGGCGGCTACCGTGCTGATGCTCCAGCCGCTGGTGCGCCAGGGCACGGACATGGAGCTGTTCGCCCATCACCTGATGCTGAACGGCCGCCTGACGGCATCGCTGCTGTTCCGGGCCTTGTGCACCGGCGACATCGATCTGTTCGTGGCCGGAATGGCGGTGCGCGCGGGCATCACAGTGGAGAATGCGCGGCTGCTGCTGCTGGACGATGGTGGACTGGCGCTCCGGGCGGTGTTCAACCGGGCGCGGATTCCGGCGCTGCTGCTGCCGCCCTTCCGCTCCGCCCTGAATGTGGTGAAGCAACTGGCCTACAGGGGGGAGGAGGAGCGACGGCGCTACTTCCAGGTAGCCGTGCTGGCCCGTGTCCATGCCGACTGCGGCGAGACCGAGGAGCGGGCCGTGGATGAGTTGCTGATGCAGCTCTTCGACCAGAAAACCGCGGACATGATCGAGCAGGCCATGGAGATGGCCGGCATGCCCTTCGTTCCGCTGCGGGAGGATGGGCGCGGGGCGCAGGCCTGA
- a CDS encoding MarR family winged helix-turn-helix transcriptional regulator gives MNALSTAAELIAATPSEDRSLPEQPGRQPTMRLYHDLARLIERLHRRFLDVVRIELARLGVEDISPVQALMVMTIGTDELSVRDLIERGYYLGSNASYNLKHLVEAGFVERTQSQRDRRSARLSLSPRGLELCAELKRMEAGHIDSLIRAEQDGQDVEATYRTLRRLERTWTDVIRYHGLDYP, from the coding sequence ATGAACGCTCTCTCGACCGCTGCCGAACTCATCGCGGCCACGCCATCCGAGGACCGCAGCCTTCCGGAGCAGCCGGGCCGGCAGCCCACGATGCGGCTTTATCATGATCTCGCCCGCCTGATCGAGCGTCTGCACCGGCGCTTCCTGGATGTGGTCCGGATCGAGCTGGCCCGTCTGGGGGTGGAGGATATCAGCCCGGTGCAGGCCCTGATGGTCATGACCATCGGTACGGATGAGCTGTCCGTCCGCGACCTGATCGAGCGCGGCTATTATCTCGGCTCCAACGCCTCCTACAATCTGAAGCATCTCGTCGAGGCGGGCTTCGTCGAACGGACGCAGAGCCAGCGCGACCGGCGTTCCGCCCGGCTGAGCCTGTCTCCCCGCGGTCTGGAACTCTGCGCCGAGTTGAAGCGCATGGAGGCCGGCCATATCGACAGCCTGATCCGGGCGGAGCAGGACGGGCAGGACGTCGAAGCCACCTACAGGACCTTGCGGCGGCTGGAGCGGACCTGGACCGACGTCATCCGCTACCACGGTCTGGACTACCCCTGA